GGAACACTTTTTAAAATATGAATAACTCAAAAATTAGTCGAGGTCATTCATAAACATCACCGGCTCATTTTCGCGGTCGATACCTTTTTCAAAACCGGCAGCAGCAGCACGAGCGCGGCCAGCGTGCCACAAGTGACCGATCAAGAAGAAGAAAGCCAAGATGAAGTGAGAAGCGGCCAGCCAAGCACGGGGGTTAACATAGTTAAACCCGTTGATGTCGGTGATAATACCACCCACAGAGTTGATAGAACCGTTAGGAGCATGGGTCATATACTCAGCAGCACGGCGCAATTGCCAAGGCTGAATATCGTTCTTAATTTTATTCAAATCAAGACCATTAGGCCCACGCAGAGGCTCCAACCAAGGACCTTGGAAGTCCCAGAAACGCATGGTTTCACCACCGAGGATGATTTCGCCGGTAGGAGAACGCATCAGGTATTTACCCAGACCGGTTGGGCCTTGAGCAGAACCCACGTTAGCACCCATTTGTTGGTCACGGGCCAAGAACGTCAAAGCTTGAGCCTGAGAAGACTCAGCGTTGGTCGGGCCGTAGAACTCACTGGGGTAAACAGTGTTGTTGAACCACACATAGCAAGAAGCGATAAAGCCCATCAAGGACAAAGCGCCCAAGCTATAAGACAGATAAGCTTCACCAGACCAAATGAAAGCACGACGTGCCCAGCCAAAAGGCTTGGTGAGAATGTGCCAAACACCACCGGCAATGCAGATAAAGCCGACCCAAATGTGACCACCGATAACGTCTTCCATGTTGTTGACGCTACAGATCCAGCCTTCGCCACCAAACGGAGAACGAGCCAAATAGCCGAAGATCACAGCCGGGTTTAACGTCGGGTTCGTGATCACGCGAACGTCACCACCACCAGGCGCCCAGGTGTCATACACACCGCCGAAGAACATGGCCTTAAACACCAACAGCAGCGCACCGCAACCCAAT
The genomic region above belongs to Ancylothrix sp. D3o and contains:
- the psbC gene encoding photosystem II reaction center protein CP43, whose protein sequence is MVSGRDQASSGFAWWSGNARLINLSGKLLGAHVAHAGLIVFWAGAMTLFEVAHFVPEKPMYEQGFILIPHMATQGWGVGPGGEVIDTFPYFVVGVLHLISSAVLGLGGIYHAIRGPETLEEYSSFFGYDWKDKNQMTNIIGYHLILLGCGALLLVFKAMFFGGVYDTWAPGGGDVRVITNPTLNPAVIFGYLARSPFGGEGWICSVNNMEDVIGGHIWVGFICIAGGVWHILTKPFGWARRAFIWSGEAYLSYSLGALSLMGFIASCYVWFNNTVYPSEFYGPTNAESSQAQALTFLARDQQMGANVGSAQGPTGLGKYLMRSPTGEIILGGETMRFWDFQGPWLEPLRGPNGLDLNKIKNDIQPWQLRRAAEYMTHAPNGSINSVGGIITDINGFNYVNPRAWLAASHFILAFFFLIGHLWHAGRARAAAAGFEKGIDRENEPVMFMNDLD